A single genomic interval of Pomacea canaliculata isolate SZHN2017 linkage group LG5, ASM307304v1, whole genome shotgun sequence harbors:
- the LOC112564419 gene encoding putative cytochrome b561, translated as MYFDGEANPADLRYFTWLVLLAQLFGVMAVVLVAVWMGHFQNGFAWQSNPELEFNYHPLFMVIGMIFLYADGILAYRVFRNDRKIYIKVLHACMHAAALIFSAVGLKAVFDSHNLLGVANLYTLHSWVGLFTVVAFGLQWILGFTSYLIPVVGMAAKRFYMPYHRFWGSTLLALAGATALMGITEKAAWKLPDEWKARTTQAYIINFLGIFIIAFIVLVIYLVTKPDYRRVPAPEEDHIQLAE; from the exons atgtattttgatgGAGAAGCCAACCCTGCTGACCTGCGGTACTTCACCTGGCTGGTTCTTCTGGCCCAGCTTTTTGGAGTAATGGCTGTTGTTTTGGTTGCTGTATGGATGGGTCACTTTCAGAATGGGTTTGCTTGGCAGTCTAACCCTGAACTTGAGTTCAACTACCATCCTCTGTTTATGGTCATTGGTATGATCTTCTTATATGCTGATG GTATTCTTGCCTATCGAGTGTTCCGCAATGACAGGAAGATCTACATCAAGGTTCTTCATGCTTGCATGCATGCTGCAGCACTCATTTTTTCAGCAGTAGGACTCAAAGCAGTCTTTGATTCTCACAATTTGCTTGGAGTTGCTAACCTGTACACCCTGCACAGCTGGGTTGGGCTGTTTACTGTTGTTGCGTTTGGTTTGCAG TGGATTCTAGGGTTCACATCTTATTTAATCCCAGTGGTGGGCATGGCAGCAAAACGATTTTATATGCCATACCACAGGTTCTGGGGTTCTACTCTTCTGGCTTTGGCAGGAGCTACAGCCCTGATGGGCATTACTGAAAAAGCCGCTTGGAAATT GCCTGATGAATGGAAAGCACGTACAACACAAGCATACATAATCAACTTCCTTGGTATCTTTATCATAGCATTCATCGTCCTGGTCATTTATTTGGTCACCAAACCTGACTACCGTCGTGTCCCTGCCCCAGAAGAGGACCACATCCAGCTGGCTGAATGA